In one window of Gossypium hirsutum isolate 1008001.06 chromosome A01, Gossypium_hirsutum_v2.1, whole genome shotgun sequence DNA:
- the LOC107925569 gene encoding (+)-delta-cadinene synthase isozyme A has protein sequence MASQVSQILASPHTSIPCNMENRPKADFHPGIWGDIFLNCLNEDIDTATQLRFEELKEEVRRMLVAPMGDNSTQKLPLIDAVQRLGVYYHFEEEIEDSLEAIYHDNNDVDNDLYTTSLRFRLLREHGFNVSCEVFDKFKDEEGNFMSSITTDVQGLLELYEASYMRVHGEDILNEAISFTTTHLTLAAPTLEYPLSEQVAHALKQSIRRGLPRVEARRYISIYQDIESHNKALLEFAKIDFNLLQLLHRKELSEICRWWKDLDFTKKLPFARDRVVEGYFWIMGVYFEPQYSLGRKMMTKVIAMASIVDDTYDSYATYDELIPYTDAIERWDIKCMDELPEFMKISYKALLDVYEEMEQLMAKQGRQYRVEYARKAMIRLAQAYLLEAKWTHQNYKPTFEEFRDNALPTSGYGMLVITAFVGMGDVITPETFEWATNDPKIITASTIICRFMDDIAEHKFKHRREDDCSAIECYMEQYGVTAQEAYDEFNKHIESSWKDINEEFLKPTEMPVPVLNRSLNLARVMDVLYREGDGYTHVGKAAKGGITSLLIDPIPL, from the exons ATGGCTTCACAAGTTTCTCAAATCCTTGCTTCACCCCATACTTCCATTCCATGCAACATGGAAAATCGTCCCAAGGCTGATTTTCACCCTGGCATTTGGGGAGATATCTTCCTCAATTGCCTTAATGAG GATATTGATACTGCAACTCAACTCCGATTTGAAGAATTAAAAGAAGAAGTTAGGCGGATGCTTGTGGCTCCCATGGGTGATAATTCAACCCAAAAGCTGCCCCTTATTGATGCAGTCCAAAGGTTGGGTGTCTATTACCATTTTGAGGAAGAGATTGAAGATTCATTAGAAGCTATATACCATGACAACAATGACGTCGACAATGATCTCTATACCACCTCTCTTCGATTTCGATTACTTAGAGAGCATGGCTTTAATGTCTCATGTG AGGTATTCGATAAGTTCAAAGATGAGGAAGGAAATTTCATGTCATCCATAACCACTGATGTGCAAGGACTGTTGGAGCTTTATGAAGCTTCGTATATGCGGGTGCATGGGGAAGATATATTGAATGAGGCAATTTCTTTCACCACCACTCACCTAACTCTTGCAGCACCGACTTTAGAGTATCCATTGTCGGAACAAGTTGCACATGCCTTAAAACAGTCCATCCGAAGAGGCTTGCCAAGGGTCGAGGCTAGGCGATACATTTCGATATACCAGGATATTGAATCCCATAATAAGGCATTGTTGGAATTTGCAAAGATAGATTTCAACTTGTTACAGCTTTTGCATAGAAAAGAGCTAAGTGAAATTTGTAG gtggtGGAAGGATTTAGACTTTACAAAAAAGTTACCATTTGCGAGAGATAGAGTGGTTGAAGGTTACTTTTGGATAATGGGAGTATACTTTGAGCCACAATACTCTCTTGGTAGAAAGATGATGACAAAAGTAATAGCCATGGCATCCATAGTAGATGATACATATGACTCATATGCAACATATGATGAACTTATTCCCTATACAGATGCAATCGAGAG GTGGGATATTAAATGTATGGATGAGCTCCCAGAATTCATGAAAATAAGCTATAAGGCACTATTAGATGTTTATGAGGAAATGGAGCAACTAATGGCAAAGCAAGGGAGACAATATCGTGTCGAATATGCAAGGAAGGCG ATGATACGACTTGCTCAAGCTTACCTTTTGGAAGCCAAATGGACCCATCAAAACTACAAACCAACATTTGAGGAGTTTAGAGATAATGCATTGCCAACCTCGGGCTATGGCATGCTTGTTATTACAGCTTTTGTGGGCATGGGAGATGTTATAACTCCAGAGACATTTGAATGGGCAACCAATGACCCTAAGATCATCACAGCTTCCACAATAATTTGCAGGTTCATGGATGACATCGCTGAACACAAGTTCAAGCATCGGAGAGAAGATGATTGCTCAGCCATCGAGTGCTACATGGAACAATATGGCGTAACGGCACAAGAGGCATATGACGAATTCAACAAGCATATAGAAAGCTCCTGGAAGGACATTAACGAAGAGTTCCTGAAACCAACAGAAATGCCAGTACCTGTTCTAAATAGAAGTCTCAACCTTGCAAGAGTGATGGATGTGCTTTACAGAGAAGGAGATGGTTATACACATGTTGGCAAAGCTGCTAAAGGTGGGATCACTTCATTGCTCATCGATCCAATTCCACTTTGA